The DNA segment TAGAAGGGCCGGTTGCTGCTTGTGGGAGGAGGGAGGGGGGTGGAGGAGCGCGAGGGCCCTCTCGAACTGGCTCCACCTCTGCTCCAGCGTGCCGCTGTAGCCCACGGACAAACGGACGAGGCCGGGGGAGATGCCGGCCCGGGTCTTCTCCTCGGGGCTCATCTCGCTGCTGGTGCTGCTGCCGGAGCAGGACATGAGGGTCTCGTAGTATCCCAAGCTGACGGCCATGAGGCCGAACTGGGTGGTGTTCTGGAGGTGGTGCATCAGCTTGTTGGCCCGCTCCTCGGTGCCCATGTCCACGCAGAGCATGCCGCCGAAGCCGTATCCGGGGTTGGAGATCGAGGCGAGCAGGTCGTGGTGGGGGTGGTCGTCCAGCCCCGGGTAGATAACCTTGAGCCCCGCCTTCCTCATCCGGGTGGCGTACTCCAGCGCGCGGTGACAGTGCTCCTTCATCCGCAGCGACAGGTGCGGCAGCCGCTCCGAGATCTCGAACGCCACCTTGGCGTTCATGGTCGGCCCCAGCAGCATAAGGGCCCCCTGGTGCAGGTCCATCATCGAGTTCACCAGGCTCGCCGGTCCGCAGATCGCACCTGAAATGAAATGCCAGCTTCAGACCCGGTTCACAAAACAGACACGACGAGCAGTCGTCCTGTCAACGTCCACGTAGCTTTGCTCAGCCTACATGGACCGTCCGCCAGGGATGAGGACAACCGGGTCCAGCCAAACGCACTTGGAACACGTGCAAAGGCGGGACACGTACACCGATTCACATGAGTCACGAGCACTGCACACACTGTGTACACGTACCCCCTACTTCGAGGGAGGTCCCTTCGCCCATGCCGTCATCCCATCTTCTGTTTTTTTTACGAATATTCGAtcaaattaaatttttattatttatttcttatttaaaaattgccAGAATTTTGTGTATCCCAACAtatgggaatatatatatatatatatatatatatatatatatatatatatatatatataattccttGTAACCGTCACTAAAACTCCTATAGAAGCGGCGTGCAATATTGCGATGAATAATAACAAAAGTAACTGATCCAACAGCTGGAAAAGAGAAGGGATCGGCGGGGGGGCAGTTACCTGCGATGATGTCAGCGCCACCGCTGATGAACTTGGAGACGCTGTGGACGACGACGTCGGCACCGAGCCTCGCCGGCGACACGACCATGGGAGCGAAGGTGTTGTCCACGACCAGCATCGTTCCCTTCTCCCTCGCAATCGCGCTCAGCCGCGGCACATCGGCCACGGCCAGCGTCGGATTGGCCACGGTCTCGACGTACAGGACCTTGGTTTCCCCTTCCTTAACCGCCGCCCTCACCGCGTCGAGGTCGTCGATGTCGACGAAGGTGGTGCGGATTCCGCAGGACCGGGGGAGGAAGTGCGAGAGGAGGGCGTGGGTGCCGCCGTAGAGGCATCGGGAGGCAACCACGTGACCGCCGGCGCCGCAGATCTGGATGAGGACGGATGAGATGGCGGACATACCGCTGGCGGTGCAGTAGGCGGCCTCGGTGCCCTCGACGGCGGCCATCTGGCGGCCGAGGTTGAGGACGGTTGGGTTGAAGTGCCGGCTGTAGATGTAGAAGTCGCGGTCGGGTCCGAGCTCACCCGAGAACATGCGCCGCATGGTCTCCGCCTCCATCACAGTGAACGTCGCCGACGCCTCGATCGACATGTTCACCCCGCCGTGCTCACCGAACTCGTGACGCGCGTTCGCCAGGGCCACAGCGGGGTCTCCGACCCCGCTGCCACGGGCCTTCTTGGCGGCTGGTGCCACCGCCCACTTTTTGTCGGACCCACCGTCCTTGTCCTCCTCACGGCTAGTGCTCTTGGGGTTCGAGAAGGCCGGCGATGGGATCGTCTCCGCCATTATTCCTCTTCTCTCCTAATTCCTCGGGGATTTTGGTGGATGAGCCGACGAGGACGACGAAGGGGATAATTATAGAAGAACCGCGTTAAGATGCTCCGCGGAGGAACTCCAGTTAGGTATACCGGACGAATGAATGAGACGGGCCTGACTACGCAAACGCAGGAGCGTCCAATGAATCGGGTCACGTTTCGTGAGAGCGGAGAGGAGGAGAGGTCAAGAAAGCAAGCCCTAGACGGGGCCGGCGGAAACGAGAGGCTCAAAGCCCTGTCACTTGTTCGAGGTGCCGTATGTCATTTGCGAAACGTAGATGCATTCATTATcattatctttattattattattattattattattattattattattgataagaGGACGCGAAACATGTGCTTCGCAAGGGAGGAGATGTCTTCTTCGAACAGCTCGCGTGGTGTCACCGGATGCATCCTGAAGGCTCGAGAAGGACCCACGGAGTGCACCCTATGGTACGAGAAGGAATCTCGATTGGCAATAAAGGTTAGATTGACAGcatcttattattatatttatagatACAATCATAGTGGTTAGAAAGAGAGGAGTTTGATGGAAATAGAATCGGGTGAAGATAGTAAGTAATACGAGATGATGGATAACCTTTGGAAAGGAATGAGAAAGGAAACCACGTTCTTTGCTAATTAATATGAGTCCCGATAAGAGCACGCCTCTTGTGGCACTCGATTTGTTTGCGTCTGTGATAGGGGAAGAAAAATGGCACAAGGCAGAAAAGGTGACGGCACGCTTGAGTTTGGTGATCCAACGTCGTCAAGGCAGGG comes from the Musa acuminata AAA Group cultivar baxijiao chromosome BXJ2-8, Cavendish_Baxijiao_AAA, whole genome shotgun sequence genome and includes:
- the LOC135619072 gene encoding methionine gamma-lyase-like, which gives rise to MAETIPSPAFSNPKSTSREEDKDGGSDKKWAVAPAAKKARGSGVGDPAVALANARHEFGEHGGVNMSIEASATFTVMEAETMRRMFSGELGPDRDFYIYSRHFNPTVLNLGRQMAAVEGTEAAYCTASGMSAISSVLIQICGAGGHVVASRCLYGGTHALLSHFLPRSCGIRTTFVDIDDLDAVRAAVKEGETKVLYVETVANPTLAVADVPRLSAIAREKGTMLVVDNTFAPMVVSPARLGADVVVHSVSKFISGGADIIAGAICGPASLVNSMMDLHQGALMLLGPTMNAKVAFEISERLPHLSLRMKEHCHRALEYATRMRKAGLKVIYPGLDDHPHHDLLASISNPGYGFGGMLCVDMGTEERANKLMHHLQNTTQFGLMAVSLGYYETLMSCSGSSTSSEMSPEEKTRAGISPGLVRLSVGYSGTLEQRWSQFERALALLHPPPSSHKQQPALLL